One region of Synechococcus elongatus PCC 11801 genomic DNA includes:
- a CDS encoding GNAT family N-acetyltransferase — translation MLIGEMTNPVSFALNRPGYLAKLLNLEDAGVLQRLYEQCTEFALLTDGQPPALTAAREEFDVVPGGKTTQDKYIFGLFAPQDDLIGMIESIRYYPDDQTWWLGLMMLSPEHRGQGLGKEFYRAFENWVAEQGLKQMSLSVIEANDPGLQFWKGLGFEMLRKTEPRQFGNKTHAVYVMSRAVATTA, via the coding sequence TTGTTGATCGGAGAGATGACTAATCCCGTAAGTTTTGCTCTAAATCGTCCTGGTTACTTAGCAAAGCTTCTCAATCTAGAGGATGCAGGGGTGCTGCAAAGGCTGTATGAGCAATGCACAGAGTTTGCGCTTCTAACTGATGGTCAACCTCCTGCACTAACAGCAGCGCGTGAAGAATTCGATGTCGTGCCAGGTGGAAAAACGACACAGGATAAATATATTTTTGGATTGTTTGCTCCACAGGATGACTTAATCGGCATGATTGAGTCAATTCGCTACTATCCAGATGATCAGACTTGGTGGCTAGGATTGATGATGTTAAGCCCTGAACACCGAGGTCAAGGATTGGGTAAGGAGTTCTATCGGGCGTTTGAGAATTGGGTGGCAGAACAAGGACTCAAGCAGATGTCGCTGAGCGTGATTGAAGCCAATGATCCAGGTTTACAGTTCTGGAAAGGTTTGGGATTTGAGATGCTCCGTAAGACAGAACCTCGACAATTTGGCAATAAAACCCATGCAGTTTACGTAATGAGTCGCGCTGTGGCAACGACGGCATAA
- a CDS encoding TetR family transcriptional regulator encodes MFDEYDRLFIFVKKVFQSPMVKSQPSPTPLRRQPKQQRSQQRVEQILRSAAEVFVEVGYEAATTHMIAARAKTAIGSLYQFFPDKLAIFHALEARHMENVTALNRELLQSADLKRPFAEFVDRLVEAHVAYFQDPIPQVVYVQYFVAPQLFVLFDETFNRQLIEQYANFLRQWNPALPIEKSERLAETVHQCYNALLLQALRGEEHQRRSRYAELKALLVAYLVPHIGPRSMDEKVAKVMKCHYCQSDRLSKNGHRYNKQRYLCKDCGKQFLERTASSTHADEL; translated from the coding sequence ATGTTTGATGAATACGACAGATTATTCATCTTTGTCAAGAAGGTCTTTCAGTCACCGATGGTCAAATCTCAACCGAGCCCGACGCCCCTGAGACGACAGCCCAAGCAGCAGCGCAGCCAACAGAGGGTTGAGCAAATTTTGCGATCGGCAGCCGAGGTGTTTGTAGAAGTCGGCTACGAAGCCGCCACCACCCACATGATTGCTGCCAGGGCAAAAACGGCGATCGGCTCGCTCTACCAGTTTTTTCCCGATAAACTCGCCATTTTTCACGCTTTAGAAGCCCGCCACATGGAAAACGTGACGGCCCTCAACCGGGAACTCCTGCAGTCTGCGGATCTGAAGCGACCCTTTGCGGAGTTTGTCGATCGCCTGGTAGAAGCGCATGTCGCCTACTTTCAAGACCCGATTCCCCAGGTGGTCTATGTCCAGTACTTTGTGGCGCCTCAGCTATTTGTGCTGTTTGACGAGACGTTCAATCGTCAGTTGATTGAGCAATATGCAAACTTCTTGCGGCAGTGGAATCCGGCATTGCCGATTGAGAAGAGTGAGCGCCTCGCTGAAACGGTTCATCAGTGCTACAACGCCCTACTGCTGCAAGCGTTACGGGGAGAGGAGCATCAACGGCGATCGCGCTACGCAGAACTCAAGGCATTGCTCGTCGCCTATCTGGTACCCCATATTGGGCCAAGGTCAATGGATGAAAAAGTGGCAAAAGTAATGAAATGTCATTACTGTCAGTCTGACCGCTTGTCGAAGAATGGGCATCGCTACAACAAGCAACGCTATCTATGTAAGGATTGCGGCAAACAGTTTCTAGAGCGCACTGCTTCGAGCACTCATGCAGATGAGTTGTGA
- a CDS encoding cytidine deaminase produces MQQNEEIAMKLDQALVDAAIALLEQRFPRAEGIAAAAYTDDGQILTSVVFEPEWGGGGLCAETGAICEAVKLDKRITALVCVSRLSGDSPIVILTPCGICQERLFHWGESVEVATPTAQDASRWIAKTLGEVQPYYWAKAFKE; encoded by the coding sequence ATGCAACAGAATGAGGAAATAGCGATGAAGCTTGACCAAGCGCTAGTCGACGCGGCCATTGCTCTCTTGGAACAACGCTTTCCAAGGGCAGAAGGAATCGCAGCGGCTGCTTACACGGACGACGGCCAGATCCTAACGAGTGTCGTCTTCGAGCCCGAATGGGGCGGGGGCGGCTTATGTGCTGAAACGGGCGCCATCTGTGAAGCAGTGAAGTTAGACAAACGGATCACGGCTTTGGTGTGCGTCTCGCGGTTGTCGGGCGATAGCCCAATTGTGATCCTGACCCCGTGCGGAATCTGTCAGGAACGCCTATTTCACTGGGGAGAGAGCGTAGAGGTCGCCACGCCCACCGCTCAAGATGCTTCTAGGTGGATCGCCAAGACGCTTGGGGAAGTCCAGCCGTACTACTGGGCGAAAGCATTTAAGGAGTGA
- a CDS encoding mCpol domain-containing protein, translating to MSNNRLICIGDGDNIGDVIDLHLLSGNLEEASKFSFQVKSALEDIATLAKDEIKASLVYVAGDDICFITSDDLGIEDILTSYSKYFFDKTGKTMSFGVGKTSVEALISLRTAKVSGKGRVVAFGDN from the coding sequence ATGTCTAATAACAGACTAATCTGTATCGGTGATGGTGATAATATAGGTGACGTTATTGATCTCCACTTGCTCTCAGGGAATCTCGAAGAAGCCAGTAAATTCTCCTTTCAAGTCAAATCAGCCCTTGAAGATATAGCGACCCTTGCCAAGGATGAAATCAAGGCTTCATTAGTATATGTTGCTGGTGACGATATATGTTTTATCACTTCAGATGATCTAGGCATTGAAGACATCTTGACATCTTATTCCAAATACTTTTTCGATAAAACTGGAAAGACAATGTCATTTGGCGTTGGAAAAACATCAGTTGAGGCATTAATCTCTCTAAGAACAGCAAAGGTTTCAGGAAAGGGACGTGTCGTAGCTTTTGGAGATAATTAA
- a CDS encoding membrane protease subunit, which yields MTENTSSSWRPILAIALSLVLLIGLWLGLGPQYGIYVQKLRGEAQLKEAEYTRRIAVLEAQAKLDSAKLQAQAEVERARGLAQSNQIIGNSLKENEVYLQWLWITSVAESQNQSDRTVIYIPTEKGIPLPALEAGRLLQEKTTTELQPPLSFAP from the coding sequence ATGACTGAAAACACTTCGTCATCCTGGCGTCCGATTCTCGCGATCGCCTTGTCCCTTGTTCTACTGATTGGTCTTTGGCTCGGACTGGGGCCGCAGTACGGGATTTATGTGCAGAAGCTGCGTGGTGAAGCCCAGCTCAAGGAAGCGGAATACACTCGCCGCATCGCTGTCCTTGAAGCGCAAGCCAAACTGGATAGCGCCAAACTGCAAGCCCAAGCCGAAGTTGAACGGGCTCGGGGTTTAGCCCAGTCCAACCAAATCATTGGCAATTCCCTGAAAGAGAATGAGGTCTATCTGCAGTGGCTTTGGATTACGAGTGTCGCTGAGAGCCAAAACCAAAGCGATCGCACCGTGATCTACATCCCCACCGAGAAGGGAATCCCGCTCCCAGCTCTGGAAGCGGGCCGACTCCTACAGGAAAAAACGACCACTGAACTTCAACCGCCGCTCAGTTTCGCACCATAG
- a CDS encoding transglutaminase-like domain-containing protein, with protein MEEYLKASEVIDWQHPTIIEIAKQIASSHETPTAIAKACFEWVRDEICHSFDYQMNPVTCRASDVLRYKTGYCYAKSHLLAALLRANKIPAGLCYQRLSIDDQGAPYCLHGFNAIHLPEIGWYRVDARGNKEGVDAQFSPPQEQLAFKIQFPEEADFHAIFSEPLQMIVEALQSQATWDDMLRNLPDITLESAGNYGLVPNNKYTPASE; from the coding sequence ATGGAAGAATACTTAAAAGCCAGTGAAGTTATTGATTGGCAACATCCCACAATTATCGAGATTGCCAAACAAATTGCATCAAGCCATGAAACACCAACAGCGATCGCAAAAGCGTGCTTCGAGTGGGTAAGAGATGAAATTTGTCATAGTTTTGATTACCAGATGAATCCCGTAACCTGTCGGGCTTCTGATGTACTTAGGTACAAAACAGGTTATTGCTATGCTAAGAGCCATTTACTGGCAGCACTACTCCGAGCAAATAAGATTCCTGCAGGACTTTGTTATCAGCGATTAAGTATTGACGATCAAGGTGCACCGTACTGCCTACATGGTTTCAATGCCATTCATTTACCGGAAATTGGTTGGTATCGCGTTGATGCAAGAGGCAACAAAGAAGGAGTTGATGCTCAATTTTCTCCTCCCCAAGAACAGTTGGCATTTAAGATTCAGTTTCCTGAAGAGGCCGATTTTCATGCAATTTTTTCTGAGCCACTTCAAATGATTGTAGAAGCTTTGCAATCACAGGCCACTTGGGATGATATGCTCCGCAACCTTCCAGATATCACGCTAGAGTCTGCAGGAAATTACGGTCTTGTGCCTAATAATAAGTACACACCAGCCAGCGAATAA
- a CDS encoding magnesium chelatase subunit H yields the protein MFTQVKSAIRRIVPEDLNGRSRLKVVYVVLEAQYQSALSAAVRSINAGSHQVAVELSGYLIEELRDPENYDAFKADLQDADIFIGSLIFIEDLAEKVVSAVQPVRDRLKASIVFPSMPEVMRLNKLGSFSMAQLGQSKSVIASFMKKRKEAGGAGFQDAMLKLLRTLPTVLKYLPVEKAQDARNFMLSFQYWLGGSPENLENFLLMIADRYVFKTDSDVNVSFEEPVVYPDQGIWHPLAPQMFEDLKEYLNWYQSRQDLPKQDGPTIGLVLQRSHLVTGDDAHYVAVVSEMEYRGAKVIPIFNGGLDFSKPVQQYFFDPLDPETPIIDATVSLTGFALVGGPARQDHPKAIETLKKLNRPYMVALPLVFQTTEEWEESDLGLHPVQVALQIAIPELDGAIEPIIMSGRDSATGKAHTLQDRVEMIAERSIRWANLRRTPRATKKLAITVFSFPPDKGNVGTAAYLDVFGSIHRVMEELKAAGYSVEGMPKTAKALMEEVIHDAQAQYASPELNIAYRMSVSEYQRLTPYADRLEENWGPPPGQLNSDGENLLIFGKQFGNVFIGVQPTFGYEGDPMMLLYSRSASPHHGFAAYYTYLNHIWGANAVLHFGTHGSLEFMPGKQMGMSGACYPDNLIGTIPNLYYYAANNPSEATIAKRRGYAETISYLTPPAENAGLYKGLKELSELVGSYQTLRESGRGVAICNSIVETCRQVNLDQDVELPDVDAAELSADDRDRLVGNVYRKLMEIESRLLPCGLHVIGKPPTAEEAIATLVNIASLDRDEEGITGLPTLIARSLGREMEEIFRSADLGVLDDVNLNQSITEAVRASVAAMVREVTGNDGRVSLVKRFAWIEKLLAFFNIKLKPAYQRALEAKGYKVDEEALKVLFDYLQFCLEQVCADLEMQNLVKALDGEYVMPAPGGDPIRNPNVLPSGRNIHALDPQSIPTTAAVQSAKVVVDRLLDRQRAENDGNWPETIACVLWGTDNIKTYGESLAQILWFVGVKPKPDSLGRVNKLELIPLEELGRPRVDVVVNCSGVFRDLFINQMALIDQAVKMAAEADEPLEMNYVRKHSLEQAKKLNIELRQAASRVFSNASGSYSSNVNLAVENSSWEEESELQNMYLERKSFAFDSDNPGMMNQNQELFRESLKTADVTFQNLDSSEISLTDVSHYFDSDPTKLVASLREDGKKPASFIADTTTANAQVRTLNETVRLDSRTKLLNPKWYEGMLNSGYEGVREIAKRLNYTSGWSATAGAVDNWVYEEANTTFISDPEMQKRLMDLNPHSFRRMVGTLLEVAGRGYWETSDENIQRLQELYQEVEDRIEGVE from the coding sequence ATGTTCACCCAGGTCAAGTCCGCAATCCGTCGCATCGTGCCCGAGGACCTTAACGGGCGATCGCGGCTGAAAGTGGTCTACGTCGTCTTGGAAGCCCAGTATCAAAGCGCGCTTTCGGCTGCTGTCCGGTCGATCAATGCCGGTTCCCACCAAGTCGCTGTCGAACTGAGCGGCTACCTGATCGAGGAACTGCGCGACCCCGAGAACTACGACGCCTTTAAAGCGGATCTGCAAGATGCCGATATCTTCATCGGCTCGCTGATCTTCATCGAAGACCTGGCTGAAAAAGTCGTCAGCGCCGTGCAACCGGTCCGCGATCGCCTGAAGGCTTCGATCGTCTTCCCCTCGATGCCCGAGGTGATGCGCCTCAACAAGCTCGGCTCCTTCTCGATGGCGCAGCTGGGCCAAAGCAAGAGCGTGATCGCCAGCTTCATGAAGAAGCGCAAGGAAGCCGGCGGCGCAGGTTTCCAAGACGCGATGCTCAAGCTGCTGCGCACCCTGCCGACCGTCCTCAAATACCTGCCAGTTGAAAAGGCACAGGACGCTCGCAACTTCATGCTCAGCTTCCAGTACTGGCTGGGCGGTTCGCCGGAGAACCTGGAAAACTTCCTGTTGATGATCGCCGATCGCTACGTCTTTAAAACCGACAGCGACGTCAACGTCAGCTTCGAGGAGCCGGTCGTTTACCCCGACCAAGGCATCTGGCACCCGCTGGCCCCGCAGATGTTTGAGGACCTCAAGGAATACCTCAACTGGTATCAGTCGCGCCAAGACCTGCCCAAGCAAGACGGCCCAACGATTGGCCTCGTGCTGCAGCGCAGCCACTTGGTCACCGGCGATGATGCGCACTACGTCGCAGTCGTTTCCGAAATGGAATATCGCGGCGCTAAAGTCATCCCCATCTTCAATGGCGGCCTCGACTTCTCGAAGCCGGTGCAGCAGTACTTCTTCGATCCGCTCGATCCTGAGACGCCGATCATCGACGCAACTGTCTCGCTAACCGGCTTTGCACTGGTGGGTGGCCCCGCTCGCCAAGACCATCCTAAGGCGATCGAAACCCTCAAAAAGCTGAATCGCCCCTACATGGTGGCGTTGCCGCTGGTCTTCCAAACCACCGAAGAGTGGGAAGAAAGTGACCTCGGTCTGCACCCCGTGCAAGTGGCGCTGCAAATCGCCATTCCGGAGTTGGATGGGGCGATTGAACCGATCATCATGTCTGGCCGCGATAGCGCCACCGGCAAAGCTCACACCCTGCAAGATCGGGTCGAGATGATCGCGGAGCGATCGATCCGCTGGGCCAACCTGCGCCGCACTCCTCGGGCAACCAAGAAACTGGCGATCACCGTCTTTAGCTTCCCGCCGGATAAGGGCAACGTCGGTACGGCCGCCTATCTAGACGTGTTCGGCTCGATCCATCGCGTCATGGAAGAGCTGAAAGCGGCGGGCTACTCCGTGGAAGGCATGCCGAAGACCGCGAAGGCGTTGATGGAGGAAGTCATCCACGATGCCCAAGCGCAATACGCCTCGCCGGAGCTGAACATCGCCTACCGCATGTCGGTGAGCGAATACCAGCGCCTGACCCCCTACGCCGATCGCCTTGAAGAAAACTGGGGACCACCTCCGGGGCAACTGAACAGCGATGGTGAAAACCTGCTGATCTTCGGCAAGCAGTTTGGCAACGTCTTCATCGGTGTGCAACCGACCTTCGGCTATGAAGGTGACCCGATGATGTTGCTCTACAGCCGTAGCGCTAGCCCGCACCACGGCTTCGCCGCCTACTACACCTACCTCAACCACATTTGGGGTGCGAACGCGGTCCTGCACTTTGGCACCCACGGCTCGCTGGAATTCATGCCCGGTAAGCAAATGGGCATGAGCGGCGCTTGCTACCCCGACAACCTGATCGGCACGATCCCCAACCTCTACTACTACGCCGCCAACAACCCCTCGGAAGCGACGATCGCGAAGCGACGGGGCTATGCCGAGACGATCAGCTACCTGACGCCGCCCGCTGAAAATGCTGGCCTCTACAAAGGGCTGAAAGAGCTGAGCGAACTGGTGGGCAGCTACCAAACTCTGCGGGAAAGTGGCCGTGGCGTCGCCATCTGCAACTCAATCGTGGAAACCTGCCGTCAGGTCAACCTTGACCAAGACGTGGAACTACCGGACGTTGATGCGGCAGAGCTGAGCGCCGACGATCGCGATCGCTTGGTGGGCAACGTCTACCGCAAGCTGATGGAGATCGAGAGCCGTCTGCTGCCCTGCGGTCTGCACGTGATTGGCAAACCGCCAACCGCTGAAGAGGCGATCGCCACCCTCGTCAATATTGCGAGCCTCGATCGCGACGAAGAAGGGATCACCGGCCTACCGACCCTGATTGCTCGTAGCCTTGGCCGCGAGATGGAAGAGATCTTCCGCAGCGCTGACTTGGGCGTGCTGGATGACGTCAACCTCAACCAGTCGATCACGGAGGCCGTTCGGGCTTCGGTGGCAGCCATGGTGCGGGAAGTCACCGGTAATGATGGCCGTGTCTCGCTGGTCAAGCGCTTTGCTTGGATCGAGAAGCTGCTGGCCTTCTTCAACATCAAACTGAAACCGGCCTACCAACGCGCCTTGGAAGCCAAGGGCTACAAGGTTGACGAAGAAGCGCTGAAAGTCCTGTTCGACTACCTGCAGTTCTGCTTGGAGCAAGTCTGCGCTGACTTGGAAATGCAGAACCTCGTCAAGGCGCTGGATGGCGAATATGTGATGCCCGCCCCCGGTGGCGACCCGATTCGTAACCCCAATGTGCTGCCTTCCGGTCGCAACATTCACGCGCTGGATCCCCAGTCGATTCCGACAACAGCAGCGGTGCAATCGGCCAAAGTGGTGGTCGATCGCCTGCTCGATCGCCAGCGGGCCGAAAATGACGGCAACTGGCCAGAAACGATCGCCTGCGTCCTCTGGGGCACGGACAACATCAAGACCTACGGTGAGTCGCTGGCGCAAATCCTCTGGTTTGTGGGCGTCAAGCCGAAGCCGGACAGTCTGGGTCGCGTCAACAAGCTGGAGCTGATTCCGCTGGAAGAGCTGGGTCGTCCCCGTGTCGACGTGGTGGTCAACTGCTCGGGTGTGTTCCGCGACCTGTTCATCAACCAAATGGCGTTGATCGACCAAGCGGTGAAAATGGCCGCTGAAGCCGATGAGCCACTGGAGATGAACTATGTGCGCAAGCACTCGCTGGAGCAAGCGAAGAAGCTGAACATTGAGCTGCGCCAAGCTGCGAGCCGCGTTTTCTCCAACGCTTCGGGCAGCTACAGCAGCAACGTCAACTTGGCGGTGGAAAACAGCAGCTGGGAAGAGGAAAGCGAACTCCAGAACATGTATCTGGAACGCAAGTCCTTCGCTTTTGACAGCGACAACCCCGGCATGATGAACCAAAATCAGGAGCTGTTCCGGGAATCGCTGAAGACGGCGGATGTGACCTTCCAGAACTTGGATTCGTCGGAAATTTCGCTGACGGATGTGAGCCACTACTTCGACAGCGATCCCACCAAGTTGGTGGCGAGCCTGCGGGAAGACGGCAAGAAGCCAGCCAGCTTTATTGCTGACACGACGACGGCGAATGCCCAAGTGCGGACGCTGAACGAAACGGTGCGGCTGGATTCGCGGACGAAGCTGCTCAATCCCAAGTGGTACGAAGGGATGCTGAACAGCGGTTACGAAGGTGTGCGGGAAATTGCCAAGCGCTTGAACTACACCTCGGGCTGGTCGGCAACGGCGGGTGCGGTGGATAACTGGGTCTATGAAGAGGCGAATACGACCTTCATTTCTGACCCTGAAATGCAGAAACGCCTGATGGATCTCAACCCCCACAGCTTCCGCCGCATGGTGGGAACGCTGCTGGAGGTTGCGGGTCGCGGCTACTGGGAAACCAGTGACGAAAATATCCAGCGTCTGCAAGAGCTCTATCAAGAGGTCGAAGACCGGATTGAAGGCGTCGAGTAG
- the dapB gene encoding 4-hydroxy-tetrahydrodipicolinate reductase, whose product MAHPIPVVVNGATGKMGRETIKAIAAADDLTLVGAIARSADVQGQDIGEIVGIGPLEVPVTNDLEGMLCLASQEREVPVVVDFTHPDCIYDNVRKAIAYGVRPVVGTTGLTNEQLQELAEFADKASVGCLVIPNFSIGMVLLMQAAIQASRFYDHVEILELHHDQKADAPSGTAIKTAQMLAELGKTFNPPKVTEKETMPGARGALGPENIRIHSVRLPGLIAHEEVIFGAPGEILTLRHDTMDRSCYMPGVLLAVRKVRQLTGLIYGLDRIL is encoded by the coding sequence ATGGCTCACCCGATCCCCGTGGTTGTCAATGGCGCGACTGGCAAGATGGGGCGCGAAACGATCAAGGCGATCGCGGCAGCAGATGATCTGACCTTGGTGGGTGCGATCGCCCGCAGTGCTGATGTGCAAGGGCAAGACATCGGCGAGATCGTCGGGATTGGGCCGCTGGAAGTGCCGGTCACCAATGACCTCGAAGGGATGCTTTGCCTCGCTTCGCAGGAGCGGGAAGTGCCAGTCGTCGTCGATTTCACCCACCCTGATTGCATCTACGACAATGTGCGCAAGGCGATCGCCTACGGTGTGCGGCCAGTCGTGGGCACCACCGGCTTAACGAACGAGCAATTGCAAGAGTTGGCGGAATTTGCCGATAAAGCCAGCGTCGGCTGCCTTGTAATCCCCAACTTCTCAATCGGCATGGTGTTGCTGATGCAGGCTGCCATTCAAGCCAGCCGCTTCTACGACCACGTCGAGATTTTGGAGCTGCACCACGACCAGAAGGCCGATGCCCCCAGCGGCACGGCGATTAAAACCGCTCAGATGTTGGCGGAATTGGGCAAAACCTTTAATCCACCCAAGGTGACTGAGAAAGAGACAATGCCGGGTGCTCGCGGGGCATTGGGGCCCGAGAACATCCGCATCCACAGCGTCCGTCTGCCGGGTCTGATTGCCCACGAAGAAGTGATTTTTGGTGCGCCGGGTGAAATTTTGACGCTGCGCCACGACACGATGGACCGCAGTTGCTACATGCCGGGTGTGCTCCTTGCGGTGCGGAAGGTGCGGCAACTGACGGGGCTGATCTACGGCCTCGATCGCATTCTTTAA
- a CDS encoding Rieske (2Fe-2S) protein, with protein MSPILPGAPWLVAHRSMLGINQPYKISLNGQDYVLWQNSQGEVFALNNVCPHMQAPLSDGWVCQERNTITCPFHALEFDGQGRLHQAGKVGAQPLIAPLELVIQGDFIWTYGGMDAKIPVPDLIERVSQGMTFVGVAGEKSIEGPFLHNLLINYDYNHQNGTHRELFAIKANRIPVFEKEGYWAKVVQELDRSDPTFADICRNPVILSAPKTYTSTLEYAFPAMTTFKTRFALGEILQVHVLYPETATRTKAFVLAFAKFNHPILKPLFKRSMLSAVATVVEQDARSIETLYPRQAAKIRLPNEEIMVHAEKLYREW; from the coding sequence ATGTCACCCATTCTCCCGGGCGCACCGTGGCTGGTTGCTCATCGCTCAATGTTGGGCATTAACCAGCCCTACAAAATTTCCTTGAATGGCCAGGACTACGTCCTCTGGCAGAATTCGCAGGGCGAGGTCTTTGCCCTCAATAATGTGTGTCCCCACATGCAGGCTCCGCTCTCAGACGGCTGGGTTTGTCAGGAGCGAAATACCATTACTTGTCCGTTTCATGCGCTGGAGTTTGATGGACAAGGACGGCTGCATCAAGCTGGAAAAGTGGGAGCGCAGCCGCTCATCGCTCCGCTGGAACTTGTGATTCAGGGCGATTTCATCTGGACGTACGGCGGTATGGATGCCAAAATTCCGGTTCCTGACTTGATTGAACGAGTGAGTCAGGGCATGACTTTTGTGGGCGTTGCCGGAGAAAAGAGCATCGAGGGTCCCTTTCTACACAATCTGTTGATCAACTATGACTACAACCATCAGAACGGGACTCACCGAGAGCTATTTGCCATCAAAGCTAATCGCATTCCTGTCTTTGAAAAAGAGGGTTACTGGGCAAAGGTTGTGCAGGAACTTGATCGCAGTGATCCGACCTTCGCAGACATTTGCCGCAACCCGGTGATTCTCTCGGCACCCAAGACCTACACGAGTACGCTGGAATATGCGTTTCCAGCAATGACGACCTTTAAAACTCGCTTTGCATTGGGCGAGATTTTGCAGGTACACGTGCTGTATCCAGAAACTGCAACTCGTACTAAAGCCTTTGTCCTGGCTTTTGCCAAATTCAATCATCCCATCTTGAAACCGCTGTTCAAGCGATCGATGTTGAGTGCGGTGGCAACGGTTGTGGAACAGGATGCACGATCGATCGAAACGTTGTATCCGCGTCAGGCTGCGAAGATTCGCTTACCCAATGAGGAGATCATGGTTCATGCGGAAAAACTCTACCGGGAATGGTGA
- a CDS encoding glutathione S-transferase family protein, with protein MYKIFGDMLSGNCYKIKLLMQFIGISHQWVHVDILASETHTEEFKQMNPNARIPVVELDDGNYLWESNAILNYFAEGTEFLPQEKYERAKVLQWQFFEQYSHEPYIATARYINKYLGLPKEREAEYHAKQTGGHKALAVMEQHLADNRFFLGENASIADISLYAYTHVAHEGGFDLSEYTNIQRWFQDFESIPGYVKMARENAYKSAFKPTALSLSVESEKLLTAGEAKRYAVYASGCGSRLKAVCKYSRSS; from the coding sequence ATGTATAAAATTTTTGGAGATATGTTGTCTGGGAATTGCTACAAGATCAAATTGCTGATGCAGTTTATTGGTATTTCCCATCAATGGGTTCATGTTGACATACTGGCTAGCGAAACTCATACCGAAGAATTTAAGCAGATGAATCCAAATGCAAGAATACCAGTCGTCGAGTTGGATGATGGCAACTATCTGTGGGAGTCTAATGCGATCCTGAATTACTTCGCAGAAGGGACTGAATTCTTGCCACAAGAAAAGTATGAAAGGGCTAAAGTATTACAGTGGCAGTTTTTTGAACAATATAGTCACGAGCCATACATCGCAACAGCAAGATACATCAATAAGTACTTAGGATTACCCAAAGAGCGGGAAGCTGAATATCACGCCAAGCAAACTGGTGGGCATAAGGCTCTTGCAGTGATGGAACAACATTTAGCTGACAATAGATTTTTTCTTGGTGAGAATGCATCCATTGCTGATATCAGTTTGTATGCATACACGCATGTCGCCCATGAGGGTGGCTTTGATTTGTCAGAGTACACAAATATTCAGCGATGGTTCCAAGATTTTGAGAGCATTCCTGGATACGTAAAAATGGCGAGAGAAAACGCATACAAATCCGCTTTCAAACCGACCGCACTGAGTCTCTCTGTTGAATCCGAAAAGTTACTAACGGCGGGTGAAGCGAAACGTTATGCCGTCTACGCTTCGGGTTGTGGCAGTAGATTGAAAGCTGTTTGTAAGTATTCGAGATCAAGTTAA